A section of the Diabrotica virgifera virgifera chromosome 8, PGI_DIABVI_V3a genome encodes:
- the LOC126889421 gene encoding piggyBac transposable element-derived protein 4-like: MLCTENHSDSEDEINEMAANDEQKEAQAVRNALPENFSVNWTKGKFIPQIHNFDDKTAGACLENTEVPFSELDYFLLFMNDEVVNMIITQTNKYALEQTHLNTKITWTAMTKEDFFTFIAVLFLAARHRKNKLVENWSTDELLYTPIFGKVMSRNRFQIILRMLHFADNAQQIKGDSFHKLRGIFEKIKNTFAQTFSPFQNLVIDESLMLFKRRLLFKQFIRTKRHRFGIKLFLLCDCETGYVLNFIVYTGSKTEIELYKDLGISGSVVTTLMKSYLDKGHSLFTDNWYTSPTLSTYLFEHKTNTCGTVRTNRKQMPDLSGKLEKGETKSMVSDNMLAVRWKDRRDVNMLTTFHKDQMINVNKTNMKTGESVKKPECVVHYNQNMGAVDRTDMMLSSTECVRKTLKWYKKLFFHILDLCVLNSHALFLMQNPGQLPLADFQLRLTRQLLER; this comes from the coding sequence ATGTTGTGCACCGAAAACCACAGCGACAGTGAGGATGAGATAAATGAAATGGCGGCCAATGATGAACAGAAAGAAGCACAAGCGGTAAGGAATGCTTTACCTGAAAACTTTAGCGTGAACTGGACAAAAGGCAAGTTTATTCCTCAAATACATAATTTTGACGATAAAACTGCTGGTGCTTGTTTAGAAAACACGGAAGTTCCATTCAGTGAATTGgattattttctattatttatgAATGATGAGGTAGTGAACATGATTATAACGCAGACTAATAAATATGCTTTAGAACAGACACATTTGAATACAAAAATAACTTGGACAGCAATGACTAAAGAAGATTTCTTTACTTTTATTGCTGTTCTTTTCCTTGCTGCCCGTCATCGAAAAAACAAActtgtcgaaaattggtcgacagATGAATTGTTGTACACTCCAATATTTGGAAAAGTTATGTCCAGAAACCGCTTTCAAATTATATTACGCATGTTACATTTTGCAGATAATGCCCAACAAATTAAAGGCGACTCTTTCCATAAGTTACGAGGAATTTTCGAAAAGATCAAAAATACATTTGCTCAGACATTTTCTCCATTCCAGAACTTAGTAATTGATGAGAGTTTAATGCTTTTTAAAAGACGCCTGCTTTTCAAGCAGTTTATAAGGACAAAACGTCATCGTTTTGGCATTAAACTATTTCTTTTGTGCGACTGTGAGACAGGATACGTTTTAAATTTTATCGTATATACAGGCTCCAAAACGGAAATAGAGCTATACAAGGATCTGGGGATATCAGGGTCAGTTGTAACAACACTTATGAAGTCTTATTTAGATAAAGGCCACTCTCTATTCACGGATAACTGGTATACCTCTCCAACGCTTTCTACCTATTTATTTGAACACAAAACAAATACATGTGGTACCGTTAGAACTAACAGAAAACAAATGCCTGATTTATCGGGTAAATTAGAAAAAGGCGAAACAAAATCGATGGTTAGCGATAATATGTTAGCCGTTAGATGGAAAGATCGTAGAGACGTTAATATGTTGACAACTTTTCATAAAGATCAAAtgataaatgtaaataaaacaaacatgaagACAGGGGAATCTGTGAAGAAACCGGAATGTGTCGTCCACTACAACCAAAATATGGGAGCAGTAGACAGAACGGATATGATGCTAAGTTCCACAGAATGCGTTAGAAAAACATTAAAGTGGTACAAGAAACTATTCTTTCACATTCTTGATCTATGTGTCCTGAACAGTCATGCATTATTCCTTATGCAAAATCCAGGGCAGTTGCCCTTGGCAGATTTCCAATTGAGGCTAACTCGACAGCTGCTTGAAAGGTAA